DNA from Ananas comosus cultivar F153 linkage group 12, ASM154086v1, whole genome shotgun sequence:
tatctctCCCCTCCCACAAAACCctagaggaagaggaggcggcGCGGCAGAGGAGGGAGCCCTAGCCCTAGAATTTTGGACCGCCATGAAAAAAGCCGGAAAGTGGAACTGCCGCACGAACGCGACGCTGCTGAATGCGTCGTCGCTCTCCGTGCGCGGCGTCGCACATGATGAAAATGTTCATGATGCTCTGAGCACCACTGAAAGAAcaattaaaaaacttaaaaagcaTGCCGAGTTGATCTCAATGGAAATAGAAATGGGAAACAATTAAACAGATATTTCAACACTGTCCATATCAAATTACATATCTTCCTCAGGTTTATGACAAGCCGAACTGGTTTAAAAAAGAGTGATGAAAAATGGAGTCAGTTTTTCCTTGTAGCTCTCGCTAAGCTAATCAGCATCTTAAGAACGGCAGGTTTTCTCATTGTTCTTAATTTCATGGTCGGAACAAACAGAATTTGCATTATACGCCATCGTTTCCAGCTGCTGTAAAATAGCGTATTAGTACTTCGGCTGACTTTGCTAATGAACACACATACTTTTCATTTGTAAATAAAAGCATCCAACAAATCAATTAAAGGTTAAAGACGATAGCAATTGAGATTATGCGCAAATTGTAACTAGAAATAAAATGCTTAGATTACCGCCGACAGGAAGAGCTACTAAAAAGAAAAGCACCTACTCAGGATTAATTATGACTGTACAAATTCAATCTACTTTGCGACTGAACTACACAGCCTACATTCAGCCTAACGAAGTTGATAAAATAAGAATTAGAAGGTCCTTCAACGCTTAACAAACAAAAAACTAGCCAAACTAATGTAACATATATTTCTTGATATAGGTTACACTTTGAGCTGAACTAGTTATGCAAACAACGAAAAATGAAACTTAGATGTATTGCCGCAACTAGCCCACTGGTCTCAGCAGTTTAATGGACCTAAATTACAAAACCTGAAGTGCTTAACCCCAACTTACTTCGTATTACGACCCCCATGGAAATTGAAGTGAATGCTGCTAACAACAAAAGTGAAACTTGTTCGCATGCAAGTAGTGGATTTTGCATGATATATACTGTTTTATTAAATTGATTTGGTGTCTTTTATTAGTTTCTAAGATGCTTAATAAACAAAGATGATTAAAAGAATAACCAAATAACAGAACTGCGTATTAATGAAGGATCAAAAGGTCTTCAATAATCACAGCTTAAGAAAACAATTATCCTGGATTCCTCAaagcttcaaaattttcaagaaCAGAAGGACATTGATATCGTCTAACATGCCCTCAATGCTGCATTACTGATAGTTCAACTGTAGCTTTTCATTCTCAAGATGTTAGAATGATAGTCACTTAATAAGTAAAAATAGAAGAAACATGAAAACGCAATGGAATCATAGGAGTGGCCTAATAAATGGAAATAGTAGGCCATACCTCAAACCATGGTAAGTATTCTCAACCTCTTGTTTAAGTCacaaataaaaccaaataatcatagaaataatttagttattcaCCTTTCTGGCTCGACCTTCATCTAGTTTCATCTTGTcctacaaaaggaaaaaaagaaaaagaaaaagaaatgtgtTCCTTATATAAAAGAAAGCTCAAGAATGGGAGATTGACTCAAGATGAGAAAGGGAAGATAACAGATATACAAACATTAGCAATACAGTAATTCATTCACTTtctttatgcaaatataaatatcttaagagtaaaaaaaagaCAATTTGCTGATAAATAGGGTGACTAGTGTTAACCAATGGAAGGATTCTTGCTCAAAAACTAGCAATTCAACCACAACAAAACCTTAAGAATGAATTATCATGACTGATGAAAagcaaaaaagtcaaaaaatatcAAAAGCCATTGTGTGGTAAACAAGTTTCAGCTCCAATTCAATATGTTGCAACTGAATTATTTGCTCTGGATTACCATttggcttttttcttttttcaaaattaataaagttgTGGAATGATATACGATATAGTATATACAGTTTAACAATCAGTGAAAAGGAGTGCTTCTTACTAAATTTCATGCAAGAATCTAAAAGTCTGAGGACTCAATAAGGCGCACAATTTGCAACCTTAGTTTAGAAACCATCTATCGAAAACAGGGTGTCCATGTTGAGAACTGAGAAAAAGGAAGCAACCAGAGCACAATTTCCAAATACAGTGATTCATTAGTTTTTCCTCGCATCTTGTTTGTGGCTATAAAGCAGAATCTAACGCTTCAAGCATCAATTGATCTAAGTAAAAGATGAGAATCCTGGTGAGCAGTTACAGCAAGGCGCCATTAGTAAGGATATCTGAAGCAACGTTGTCATGAAAAACCTATGAGCGCGTTGATCCTATAATAAGATGACGAATTGAGCATACCGAATGTTACCTACTCAACCATCAATCATCAACCAAATTTTCTGATTCATCTATAATTCTTCCAAATCCGAGCCATCTCTTCCTAACAAAATACAAATATTCCTTCGGGGTATGTGGGGtataataaaattgtaaagCAGAGAGaaatcaaaagagagagagaaaactagcGAAGATCAAAGTatattcaaagttcaaactatGCTTTCATCTCCATTAGATCTATCATAGAAGCAGTTGACGGTCATTACATGCACGATTATCAGTGTATGCACGAGCGTACAAATTCAGAATCTTCCTCTTTACGTAGAGTTAACTACTacatatcaaaaacaaaaagtcTCCAACATGAATTTCACACCATATTGGTCGCTTAGGTCCCTCCACCAATTTACTTAAACTAGTTCCCAACTAAATCCTACCGTAAAGATCCCGATCCCGATCCggcaaacaaaaagaaaagctaagAACTTCCCAATTCCCAGTCATTAGATTAACCAAGGAGAAGAGAGATTCGGAATAGAACAGTACCTTTGGAGAGCAAGCCGTAGTCGGAGCGGGAGACGGAGAGCATCGAGGTCATCACGGCTGCGGCGGTGGCGCTGTGCAGCGGCAGGAGCGACTCCACGCAGAAGCTGCTCTCCGCCGGAGACCTTCCACAAGCCattctcagagagagagagagagagagagagagagagagagagagagccctagagagagagagaatgatctGGAAATTTACCTGAGGAGGCGAGGAGGAGGCGATGGCCTTAGCTTGGGGAGACGGCGGAgagcggcgccgccgccgccggagaagaTGGAGGGGGCGGCGGATCTCACGGCGGGGGCGGCGCCTCGGAGGATGGACCTGGCGACGGTGGCCATGGTTGCCCGGAGACGAGCTCGACGAAGAGGGTTTTGAGAGCGGGGTTAGGGGGCGGGGCGACGGGTGTTTGCTGGGAGGGTTTTGGGCTTTTGGCGAGGGCGAAGACGAGAGTAGAGCCTTCTTATACTCGCGGATTCGGGTTGAGATGTTCGATCCAAATCCAAACACAATCTCTTAGACTCTTACcgtccaaatttaaattttagtaacaATTTAAAACTTAAGTGGCGTCTTAAATTCGCAACTCATGGGCGCATTaattaaaaccctaaaaacccaaACCGTGCGAAGCCCCAACCCAGCACGTCCTCTTCCCCGGGCCGTGTCCCTCTCCATCTCTACCCTTCTCCTCCGCCCTCACTCGGCGGCGCCGCGGCTCCCAAACCCcttcctccgccacctccgcctccgcctccgcctccgcctccgcctccgcccttCTCGTCGCGTCGCGTATCGTACAACAATCGGGAAGGGGGGCCTTGGAGCAGGACGGGGAGACAACAATGAAGGTGAAGGTGATATCGCGCTCCACCGAGGAGTTCACGCGCGAGCGGAGCCAAGACCTACAGGTGAGATCTAAACCctaatctctcactctctctctctctctctatctttgtGTTGCTTCCAACTTCACGTGCCTTGCTTCTCCCAAAATTTGATCTTCATTTGGAGACTTGGAGACAATTCGTTCCGCAGTTGaaagtttcaattttggcaactaACACAATAGCAAATCCGTCGTAATAATGGTGCACTATTTGTTACGCCAATACTCCTTGGTTTGGGTATAGATATAGTTATTGGTTTGGGTTTGAACTTTGTTGTTTGGAATGAATTGCGACTGGTCTGAATTCTATTGCTTTTTCCCGTAATCATGTTTAAATTCATGGCAATTTGCAAGAGAGACTGTCGAGTTCTCATGTCGTTGAGAAACTAAGATCATGGCAAATTGGACCTCAAGTTGCCGGATTAGCGTACACTTTTTGAACTCTACCCTAGTCGGCGGAAATCGTTGTGAATTATTGGAAAAATAAGTATCCACACAAGGGAATTAAGTAAAGTGAATGGGAATTCCATCCTATTATGTTTTGCTGGTTATGACTACATTTGTAACATCCGGGGAGTTCTTAAAGAAAGAGAACCAAAGTCGGATAGATTTTTGTACTATGTTGCTTGGTCTGATTCGTTTTAATCGTCTCCCAACAGAAAGTTTATCGAAACTATGATCCGATCCTTCGGCCGCTGGACAAAGCACTTGAATATACAAGGGCTGTTAATGCTACAAAGTTGGATAATGTAAGCCTTTGCTTCTCCTGTTTTAGAGTTGATCTTCTCtgtttatgctttttttttaaaagttgacTGTGTTTGCCAGATATTTGCGAGACCTTTTATCGGAGCAATGGATGGGCATATGGATTCCGTCTCGTGTATGGCTAAAAATCCTAACCATCTTAAAGGAATATTTTCTGGATCAATGGATGGAGGTGCTTTTATTTTCCCCCTTTTCTTCTTTGATGGAAATAGCAAGTTTGCCGTCTTGTAAAAGGTGGCAGTACATGTTATCTGTATATAGACTGCATTTATCCTTGCTTTTATTTAAGGTTGCTTCCTTCCTTTTGTTCCTTATGTTTCATAatacttctttatttttattttttattgattcATAATTAGCCAGCCATCAACTCACCAACTATAGTTTCATGTACTTTTGGAATCAGGGAAAGCTGAATCTTTGTCTCCTTCTCATCTTTGCAGATATTCGACTGTGGGACATAGCTGCGAGGTACTGTGACTAAGATACActggattttatttatttttttggctttgAAGAGATATGTATTTGAGacttttttctgattttttaaatttttgccgCCGTTTTCCTATATTGTTCATTGGACATTTTGGCCTTTCCTTCCCATTGTGAataactttttcttatttttgcaaTTTATTGATTATTGACCTTTTAAATAAAGGAAAACAGTTTGCCAATTCTCCGACCACAAAGGTGGGGTGAGAGGCTTGGCTGCATCTACCAATGGAGATATTCTTGTATCATGTGGCACTGATTGCACGTAAGTTGCatcttctttccttcttttcctttttctttttttctattccaACATTGTTGGTCTTCATTCTACTGGGCATAAGAGAAAAGGTTTAGGAGACTAGGTTTATCTGTATATAAAATTGTTTgggtatatatattagataattCTGCAGTGATAACCTAGTGAATATCTAGTAAAATACCCATAAAGTATAATTTGTGGCTTACCGTATAATACCTTTGCGACAATTGCAGTGTCAGGCTCTGGAAAGTTCCTGTTTTAAAAATGATGGACTCTAGTCATTCAGCTGGAGAAGTTCTAAAGGTATGTTGCtttcgggaaaaaaaaagaaatatttaattacatccctacatctctttt
Protein-coding regions in this window:
- the LOC109718836 gene encoding protein NUCLEAR FUSION DEFECTIVE 6, chloroplastic/mitochondrial-like isoform X1, whose protein sequence is MATVARSILRGAAPAVRSAAPSIFSGGGGAALRRLPKLRPSPPPRLLRSPAESSFCVESLLPLHSATAAAVMTSMLSVSRSDYGLLSKAAGNDGV
- the LOC109718836 gene encoding protein NUCLEAR FUSION DEFECTIVE 6, chloroplastic/mitochondrial-like isoform X3, translated to MATVARSILRGAAPAVRSAAPSIFSGGGGAALRRLPKLRPSPPPRLLRSPAESSFCVESLLPLHSATAAAVMTSMLSVSRSDYGLLSKAGNDGV
- the LOC109718836 gene encoding protein NUCLEAR FUSION DEFECTIVE 6, chloroplastic/mitochondrial-like isoform X2; amino-acid sequence: MATVARSILRGAAPAVRSAAPSIFSGGGGAALRRLPKLRPSPPPRLLRSPAESSFCVESLLPLHSATAAAVMTSMLSVSRSDYGLLSKGQDETR